A region of Vigna radiata var. radiata cultivar VC1973A chromosome 10, Vradiata_ver6, whole genome shotgun sequence DNA encodes the following proteins:
- the LOC106774711 gene encoding histone H1-like, whose amino-acid sequence ISLNKPKLLIKPKSLAKYMEEKHKSMNFKKILGLQLKNQAVRGKLVKIKASYKLSETAKKEKDTKVNTEKKESHLKRSRRVTIAAPATKKTEVVKKAGKKVGSQNSKKVSTPAKPKLPRSIRSPSKRARKAIVTTSRRTEGVAWTMTVAEALPTGTVLEKVAVGNETKPKHYIILSFLKYLYSVTSMYSSNFTAQ is encoded by the coding sequence ATCAGTCTGAACAAGCCAAAACTTCTGATCAAACCAAAGTCCTTAGCAAAGTACATGGAGGAGAAGCACAAGTCGATGAATTTCAAGAAGATTCTAGGTCTACAATTGAAGAACCAAGCTGTAAGGGGAAAACTCGTGAAGATCAAGGCCTCGTACAAGCTATCTGAAACCGCAAAGAAAGAGAAGGACACGAAGGTCAACACTGAGAAGAAAGAATCACATCTGAAACGTAGCAGAAGAGTAACCATCGCTGCTCCGGCGACCAAGAAAACTGAGGTGGTTAAAAAGGCCGGAAAGAAGGTTGGGTCGCAGAACAGTAAGAAGGTGTCAACTCCTGCGAAGCCCAAACTGCCCAGGTCCATTAGGTCTCCGTCCAAGAGGGCCAGGAAGGCCATTGTTACTACATCTCGGAGAACGGAGGGTGTGGCTTGGACGATGACGGTAGCGGAGGCATTGCCAACGGGAACAGTTTTGGAGAAGGTGGCAGTGGGGAATGAAACGAAGCCCAAACATTAcatcattttaagttttttaaaatatttatacagtgTAACGTCCATGTATTCATCAAACTTCACAGCTCAGTAA